A region from the Drosophila ananassae strain 14024-0371.13 chromosome 2L, ASM1763931v2, whole genome shotgun sequence genome encodes:
- the LOC6500146 gene encoding uncharacterized protein LOC6500146 isoform X2, translated as MSVYFVALDTKETIVDMQKDLGDGFIFIIERSEEQGLKRPLMAPRRKNSSGGGTGSGSGSAPIMKQHRRRRCCRCCEPFCYALAALTVLCALLSLAALMLTLFPIPMTRIRHWWRTDPAQLAAISDSASRIGYGSSLGSEFVPCTQISVQKRWSRSLARMNSESPLRAADLNGDGIKDIVFGYGVDDNIHYEGIPLPRCQAAMQGEEVPCEGGVVALNGIDGSIMWQSWSVANVFSLHCIADVDGDGGTDCVAAGRLGMIYAINGRTGSVIWRFHELEVETNSPIVMDLYTINVLRDLDGDSVPEIIAAHLEEREESKAGHIKLISGKTGKVIRSIPTPYREEMFVPIQLMTQPDGTELLLILTGGQNTPGGIYSLRLHSLMAHTSEKHFSPLYRQSGSGLMVPAVLSDLNGDGVSDVVVAAFNRSIVAFDGANYTRLWNYTFPASECVSAIVPGHFNHDNVTDFMVKYNTGPGFPVYYYSQTTILDGSNGKPLLNSVMTDAGGANSLLGGVSISQTFGGDFFLHWQLQCRNRMDARDAYEFVPDSDIILQARADTCRLRYNESTVLKLYGIARHIEPPGAVLFSTDDLEVQLNRTIRPAAAGKKSPLKHPKLLKKLLAGNREQLLRQVAAGSALGSDSGTEQPGRRPKPHHRHNPLMEQQLQDLLPQAVDNELPSFGLGAGYPKEFKDYDPLPQENTNQLRVPEEYELVYNDEVQPLLEQSDRPIHLRSKYPSSGNRDVRSGAVDSSSSGTPTVQSPPSTTGLPISAQSPLSLWDLELDNEAREQAADADAKKQKRRRKRREQSASSSSTTTSAGDDVPGGDTSTGSDWYLASISSTGVLLKALGNASSSLDFAFVLNIRESEAYPPLFSPQDLSCVEEKVSAYKSYTIDSSRLLRKQFLKECLSERLVDAEPALPKYESQLVVTRIGITCSCRSLRPGEVCSELDPLESQRWTEFMGNSGHGFYANH; from the exons ATGAGTGTATATTTTGTGGCATTGGACACCAAAGAGACCATCGTAGACATGCAAAAGGATCTCGGAGAtggttttattttcattatagAG CGCTCCGAGGAGCAGGGCTTGAAGAGGCCCTTGATGGCTCCGCGCCGCAAAAACAGCTCCGGAGGTGGAACCGGATCGGGATCAGGATCTGCTCCCATAATGAAGCAGCACAGAAGACGGCGCTGCTGTCGCTGCTGCGAACCCTTCTGCTACGCCTTGGCCGCTCTAACGGTACTCTGTGCCTTGCTCAGTCTGGCGGCCCTAATGCTGACACTCTTCCCCATCCCGATGACGCGAATCCGGCACTGGTGGCGCACAGATCCCGCTCAACTAGCAGCCATCTCCGACAGTGCCTCACGCATCGGGTATGGCAGCTCCTTGGGCAGCGAATTCGTGCCTTGCACCCAGATCAGCGTACAGAAGAGATGGAGCCGGAGCCTGGCAAGGATGAACAGTGAGAGTCCACTGAGGGCGGCGGATCTGAACGGAGATGGAATCAAGGACATAGTATTCGGCTACGGAGTAGACGACAACATCCACTACGAGGGCATCCCGTTGCCGCGATGTCAGGCTGCCATGCAGGGGGAAGAAGTACCCTGCGAGGGCGGGGTGGTGGCTCTCAATGGAATTGATGGCTCCATTATGTGGCAGTCCTGGAGCGTGGCCAACGTTTTCTCGCTGCACTGCATCGCCGATGTGGACGGAGATGGAGGCACCGACTGCGTAGCAGCCGGCAGATTAGGG ATGATCTACGCCATCAATGGAAGAACGGGCTCCGTGATCTGGCGTTTCCATGAACTTGAGGTAGAGACTAACTCACCAATTGTTATGGATCTGTACACAATCAACGTTCTGCGAGATCTCGATGGGGATTCCGTGCCAGAGATCATAGCTGCCCATCTGGAGGAGCGCGAGGAGTCGAAGGCGGGTCACATCAAGCTGATATCTGGAAAAACCGGCAAAGTCATCCGGAGCATTCCAACGCCCTATCGCGAGGAGATGTTCGTGCCCATTCAACTGATGACCCAACCGGATGGCACGGAGCTGCTCCTGATACTCACCGGGGGCCAGAACACTCCAGGCGGCATCTACTCCCTGCGACTCCATTCGCTGATGGCGCACACAAGTGAGAAGCACTTCTCGCCCCTCTACCGGCAATCAGGATCGGGTCTAATGGTGCCTGCCGTGCTCAGTGACCTCAATGGTGATGGCGTCTCCGACGTGGTGGTTGCTGCCTTCAACAGGAGCATCGTGGCATTCGATGGAGCCAACTACACCAGGCTGTGGAACTATACATTCCCGGCCAGTGAGTGCGTCAGTGCCATTGTTCCGGGCCATTTCAATCACGACAATGTGACGGACTTCATGGTGAAGTACAACACAGGGCCGGGCTTCCCTGTGTACTACTACTCGCAGACCACAATACTGGATGGAAGTAATGGGAAACCGCTTCTCAATTCGGTGATGACGGACGCAGGTGGAGCCAACAGCCTGCTAGGCGGAGTCTCGATCTCGCAGACATTCGGAGGCGACTTTTTCTTGCACTGGCAACTTCAGTGCCGGAACCGCATGGATGCCCGGGATGCGTACGAATTCGTGCCCGACAGTGACATTATCCTGCAGGCGCGGGCCGACACCTGTCGCCTCCGATATAACGAATCCACTGTCCTTAAACTTTACGGGATTGCCAGGCACATTGAGCCTCCCGGGGCGGTGCTCTTCAGCACTGATGACTTGGAGGTACAACTGAATCGCACAATTCGTCCGGCGGCAGCTGGAAAGAAATCACCATTAAAGCACCCAAAATTGCTCAAAAAGCTGTTGGCCGGAAATCGGGAGCAGCTGCTGCGTCAGGTGGCCGCCGGTTCAGCCCTGGGAAGTGACAGTGGAACAGAGCAGCCCGGCCGACGACCAAAACCCCATCACAGACACAATCCATTAATGGAGCAACAGCTCCAGGACCTACTGCCCCAGGCAGTGGATAACGAACTGCCATCATTTGGATTGGGAGCTGGATATCCCAAGGAGTTT AAGGACTACGATCCACTACCGCAGGAAAACACAAATCAGCTTCGAGTTCCAGAGGAGTACGAACTGGTGTACAACGATGAGGTGCAACCGCTACTGGAGCAGAGCGATCGGCCCATCCACCTGCGCTCCAAGTATCCCAGCTCTGGGAATCGTGACGTAAGGAGTGGCGCCGtggacagcagcagcagtggcacTCCCACCGTACAGTCACCACCGAGCACTACTGGACTGCCCATATCTGCCCAGTCGCCACTGAGTCTGTGGGATCTGGAGCTGGACAACGAGGCGCGGGAGCAAgctgcggatgcggatgctaaaaagcaaaaaagacGCCGAAAGCGGCGGGAACAGagtgcctcctcctcctccactaCCACATCCGCAGGAGATGATGTTCCGGGAGGTGACACGTCTACTGGATCAGACTGGTACTTGGCTTCCATATCATCCACCGGTGTGCTTTTAAAGGCGCTAGGCAATGCCAGCTCCTCGCTAGACTTTGCCTTCGTACTTAACATTCGTGAGTCGGAGGCTTATCCGCCGCTCTTCTCGCCCCAGGACTTGAGTTGTGTGGAGGAGAAAGTTAGCGCCTATAAGA GCTACACCATCGATAGCTCGCGCCTTCTGCGCAAACAGTTCCTTAAGGAGTGCCTCAGCGAGCGCCTGGTTGATGCAGAGCCAGCCCTGCCCAAGTACGAGTCACAACTGGTGGTGACCCGCATCGGGATTACCTGCTCGTGCAGATCTCTCCGACCGGGAGAGGTCTGTTCGGAGCTCGATCCGCTGGAATCGCAGCGGTGGACAGAATTTATGGGAAATTCCGGACACGGCTTCTACGCCAATCACTAA
- the LOC6500146 gene encoding uncharacterized protein LOC6500146 isoform X1 yields the protein MSVYFVALDTKETIVDMQKDLGDGFIFIIEAQLGGAIAAAESETVTETAGKMIKLRPYVPSKRIAIRDSSIDEDASDDVEDEVFIKDARSAKRSEEQGLKRPLMAPRRKNSSGGGTGSGSGSAPIMKQHRRRRCCRCCEPFCYALAALTVLCALLSLAALMLTLFPIPMTRIRHWWRTDPAQLAAISDSASRIGYGSSLGSEFVPCTQISVQKRWSRSLARMNSESPLRAADLNGDGIKDIVFGYGVDDNIHYEGIPLPRCQAAMQGEEVPCEGGVVALNGIDGSIMWQSWSVANVFSLHCIADVDGDGGTDCVAAGRLGMIYAINGRTGSVIWRFHELEVETNSPIVMDLYTINVLRDLDGDSVPEIIAAHLEEREESKAGHIKLISGKTGKVIRSIPTPYREEMFVPIQLMTQPDGTELLLILTGGQNTPGGIYSLRLHSLMAHTSEKHFSPLYRQSGSGLMVPAVLSDLNGDGVSDVVVAAFNRSIVAFDGANYTRLWNYTFPASECVSAIVPGHFNHDNVTDFMVKYNTGPGFPVYYYSQTTILDGSNGKPLLNSVMTDAGGANSLLGGVSISQTFGGDFFLHWQLQCRNRMDARDAYEFVPDSDIILQARADTCRLRYNESTVLKLYGIARHIEPPGAVLFSTDDLEVQLNRTIRPAAAGKKSPLKHPKLLKKLLAGNREQLLRQVAAGSALGSDSGTEQPGRRPKPHHRHNPLMEQQLQDLLPQAVDNELPSFGLGAGYPKEFKDYDPLPQENTNQLRVPEEYELVYNDEVQPLLEQSDRPIHLRSKYPSSGNRDVRSGAVDSSSSGTPTVQSPPSTTGLPISAQSPLSLWDLELDNEAREQAADADAKKQKRRRKRREQSASSSSTTTSAGDDVPGGDTSTGSDWYLASISSTGVLLKALGNASSSLDFAFVLNIRESEAYPPLFSPQDLSCVEEKVSAYKSYTIDSSRLLRKQFLKECLSERLVDAEPALPKYESQLVVTRIGITCSCRSLRPGEVCSELDPLESQRWTEFMGNSGHGFYANH from the exons ATGAGTGTATATTTTGTGGCATTGGACACCAAAGAGACCATCGTAGACATGCAAAAGGATCTCGGAGAtggttttattttcattatagAG GCGCAGTTGGGTGGTGCAATAGCTGCGGCGGAATCGGAGACGGTAACGGAAACAGCCGGAAAGATGATCAAACTGCGTCCATATGTGCCCTCGAAGAGGATTGCCATACGGGACTCGTCTATCGATGAGGATGCCAGCGACGATGTGGAGGACGAGGTGTTCATCAAGGATGCCAGGTCGGCAAAG CGCTCCGAGGAGCAGGGCTTGAAGAGGCCCTTGATGGCTCCGCGCCGCAAAAACAGCTCCGGAGGTGGAACCGGATCGGGATCAGGATCTGCTCCCATAATGAAGCAGCACAGAAGACGGCGCTGCTGTCGCTGCTGCGAACCCTTCTGCTACGCCTTGGCCGCTCTAACGGTACTCTGTGCCTTGCTCAGTCTGGCGGCCCTAATGCTGACACTCTTCCCCATCCCGATGACGCGAATCCGGCACTGGTGGCGCACAGATCCCGCTCAACTAGCAGCCATCTCCGACAGTGCCTCACGCATCGGGTATGGCAGCTCCTTGGGCAGCGAATTCGTGCCTTGCACCCAGATCAGCGTACAGAAGAGATGGAGCCGGAGCCTGGCAAGGATGAACAGTGAGAGTCCACTGAGGGCGGCGGATCTGAACGGAGATGGAATCAAGGACATAGTATTCGGCTACGGAGTAGACGACAACATCCACTACGAGGGCATCCCGTTGCCGCGATGTCAGGCTGCCATGCAGGGGGAAGAAGTACCCTGCGAGGGCGGGGTGGTGGCTCTCAATGGAATTGATGGCTCCATTATGTGGCAGTCCTGGAGCGTGGCCAACGTTTTCTCGCTGCACTGCATCGCCGATGTGGACGGAGATGGAGGCACCGACTGCGTAGCAGCCGGCAGATTAGGG ATGATCTACGCCATCAATGGAAGAACGGGCTCCGTGATCTGGCGTTTCCATGAACTTGAGGTAGAGACTAACTCACCAATTGTTATGGATCTGTACACAATCAACGTTCTGCGAGATCTCGATGGGGATTCCGTGCCAGAGATCATAGCTGCCCATCTGGAGGAGCGCGAGGAGTCGAAGGCGGGTCACATCAAGCTGATATCTGGAAAAACCGGCAAAGTCATCCGGAGCATTCCAACGCCCTATCGCGAGGAGATGTTCGTGCCCATTCAACTGATGACCCAACCGGATGGCACGGAGCTGCTCCTGATACTCACCGGGGGCCAGAACACTCCAGGCGGCATCTACTCCCTGCGACTCCATTCGCTGATGGCGCACACAAGTGAGAAGCACTTCTCGCCCCTCTACCGGCAATCAGGATCGGGTCTAATGGTGCCTGCCGTGCTCAGTGACCTCAATGGTGATGGCGTCTCCGACGTGGTGGTTGCTGCCTTCAACAGGAGCATCGTGGCATTCGATGGAGCCAACTACACCAGGCTGTGGAACTATACATTCCCGGCCAGTGAGTGCGTCAGTGCCATTGTTCCGGGCCATTTCAATCACGACAATGTGACGGACTTCATGGTGAAGTACAACACAGGGCCGGGCTTCCCTGTGTACTACTACTCGCAGACCACAATACTGGATGGAAGTAATGGGAAACCGCTTCTCAATTCGGTGATGACGGACGCAGGTGGAGCCAACAGCCTGCTAGGCGGAGTCTCGATCTCGCAGACATTCGGAGGCGACTTTTTCTTGCACTGGCAACTTCAGTGCCGGAACCGCATGGATGCCCGGGATGCGTACGAATTCGTGCCCGACAGTGACATTATCCTGCAGGCGCGGGCCGACACCTGTCGCCTCCGATATAACGAATCCACTGTCCTTAAACTTTACGGGATTGCCAGGCACATTGAGCCTCCCGGGGCGGTGCTCTTCAGCACTGATGACTTGGAGGTACAACTGAATCGCACAATTCGTCCGGCGGCAGCTGGAAAGAAATCACCATTAAAGCACCCAAAATTGCTCAAAAAGCTGTTGGCCGGAAATCGGGAGCAGCTGCTGCGTCAGGTGGCCGCCGGTTCAGCCCTGGGAAGTGACAGTGGAACAGAGCAGCCCGGCCGACGACCAAAACCCCATCACAGACACAATCCATTAATGGAGCAACAGCTCCAGGACCTACTGCCCCAGGCAGTGGATAACGAACTGCCATCATTTGGATTGGGAGCTGGATATCCCAAGGAGTTT AAGGACTACGATCCACTACCGCAGGAAAACACAAATCAGCTTCGAGTTCCAGAGGAGTACGAACTGGTGTACAACGATGAGGTGCAACCGCTACTGGAGCAGAGCGATCGGCCCATCCACCTGCGCTCCAAGTATCCCAGCTCTGGGAATCGTGACGTAAGGAGTGGCGCCGtggacagcagcagcagtggcacTCCCACCGTACAGTCACCACCGAGCACTACTGGACTGCCCATATCTGCCCAGTCGCCACTGAGTCTGTGGGATCTGGAGCTGGACAACGAGGCGCGGGAGCAAgctgcggatgcggatgctaaaaagcaaaaaagacGCCGAAAGCGGCGGGAACAGagtgcctcctcctcctccactaCCACATCCGCAGGAGATGATGTTCCGGGAGGTGACACGTCTACTGGATCAGACTGGTACTTGGCTTCCATATCATCCACCGGTGTGCTTTTAAAGGCGCTAGGCAATGCCAGCTCCTCGCTAGACTTTGCCTTCGTACTTAACATTCGTGAGTCGGAGGCTTATCCGCCGCTCTTCTCGCCCCAGGACTTGAGTTGTGTGGAGGAGAAAGTTAGCGCCTATAAGA GCTACACCATCGATAGCTCGCGCCTTCTGCGCAAACAGTTCCTTAAGGAGTGCCTCAGCGAGCGCCTGGTTGATGCAGAGCCAGCCCTGCCCAAGTACGAGTCACAACTGGTGGTGACCCGCATCGGGATTACCTGCTCGTGCAGATCTCTCCGACCGGGAGAGGTCTGTTCGGAGCTCGATCCGCTGGAATCGCAGCGGTGGACAGAATTTATGGGAAATTCCGGACACGGCTTCTACGCCAATCACTAA